A section of the Meles meles chromosome 8, mMelMel3.1 paternal haplotype, whole genome shotgun sequence genome encodes:
- the LOC123948025 gene encoding olfactory receptor 5F1-like has protein sequence MTRRNHTSPTEFILLGLADTMELQIVLFLLFLVIYTLTVLGNVGMILLIRIDSQLHTPMYFFLANLSLVDVSYSSTITPKMLVDLLSEEKTISFAGCFLQLYFFITLATIECILFGLMAYDRYVAICNPLLYSLVMSRTVCLKMAAGAFTAGFLNSMVNTSYVSSLPFCSSNVIRHFFCDSPPLFRLSCSDTRLNESILSTFAGVNMVGSLVVILTTYSYILFSIFHMHSREGRRKALSTCGSHLTAITLFYATAIYTYLRPSSSYSLGQDKVASVFYTMVIPMLNPLIYSLRNKEVKKALWNVTTRTRFPSFL, from the coding sequence ATGACCAGAAGAAACCACACTTCACCGACCGAGTTCATTTTGTTGGGATTAGCAGACACGATGGAGCTACAGATTGtcctctttttgctttttctggtGATTTACACTCTTACAGTTCTGGGGAATGTGGGGATGATCCTCTTAATCAGGATCGATTCCCAActtcacacacccatgtatttcttcctggctAACCTGTCCTTGGTGGATGTTAGTTACTCCTCCACCATCACCCCTAAGATGCTGGTGGACCTATTATCAGAGGAGAAAACCATCTCCTTTGCTGGCTGCTTTCTGCAACTGTACTTCTTCATCACCTTGGCTACAATTGAGTGCATCCTCTTCGGGTTAATGGCCTATGACCGTTATGTGGCCATATGCAACCCTCTACTTTACTCCCTGGTCATGTCCAGGACAGTTTGCCTCAAAATGGCAGCAGGGGCTTTTACAGCAGGATTCTTGAACTCCATGGTTAACACAAGTTATGTGAGCAGCTTGCCATTCTGCAGTTCCAATGTCATTCGTCATTTCTTCTGTGACAGCCCTCCACTTTTTAGGCTCTCATGTTCTGACACACGCCTAAATGAAAGCATTCTTTCCACATTTGCTGGTGTGAATATGGTGGGAAGTCTGGTGGTCATCCTCACCACCTACTCCTACATTCTCTTTTCTATCTTCCATATGCATTCGAGGGAGGGGAGGCGCAAAGCCCTCTCAACCTGTGGGTCCCACCTGACAGCTATAACTCTGTTCTATGCCACTGCCATATATACCTATCTGAGACCTAGTTCCAGCTACTCCCTGGGTCAGGACAAAGTGGCTTCTGTGTTCTACACGATGGTGATCCCCATGTTGAATCCTCTGATCTACAGCCTCAGGAATAAGGAAGTAAAGAAAGCTTTATGGAATGTAACTACCAGAACAAggttcccttcctttctctga